A single genomic interval of Dysidea avara chromosome 8, odDysAvar1.4, whole genome shotgun sequence harbors:
- the LOC136264962 gene encoding bone morphogenetic protein 4-like — MRKGRIQGWQKKELRWTRAPRIKDGEYPVHSVPIRYMVEEQQPVKVTKRETNLDTKKIDDSIMMLKTTEFAHELANTSLSNYLKDLYVNFSFPIGPAIKDQMIIPANTIRSYENEANSATDDGCGYYKFNIDKASIDGEEIIHAELRLLQKTSMPGDYHEVNIYYLRNDNNIDSPLKLTFKHTDSSPGWKTFDVTPIVEGWKQGWVNYGLKVALTKGEQQLSCEGVYSSGKQEDILNTEPLLVVFTRDNTNKFLIETLKNDKKVSVIKQKKTKRQTTSAIQTSHVACHLQKMEVNNTAIREGSIHLMIPKLFDVGVCVGHCPRLPVESLTDYASILSLHYYQTRGHEGAPKRCCVPTYFEAIPMVFYNELTQESILKNGPIKAKACGCV; from the exons ATGAGAAAAGGAAGAATCCAAGGCTGGCAAAAGAAAGAACTAAGATGGACACGTGCCCCTAGGATTAAGGATGGTGAATATCCAG TTCACTCAGTTCCCATAAGATATATGGTAGAGGAGCAGCAACCAGTGAAAGTGACTAAAAGGGAAACCAATTTAGACACAAAGAAAATTGATGATAGTATCATGATGCTAAAGACAACTGAATTTGCTCATGAACTAGCCAATACATCTCTGTCCAACTACCTGAAAGATCTATATGTCAACTTCAGCTTTCCCATTGGACCTGCCATCAAAGACCAAATGATCATTCCAGCAAACACAATACGATCATATGAGAATGAAGCAAACA GTGCTACAGATGATGGTTGTGGATATTACAAATTTAACATTGACAAGGCCAGTATTGATGGAGAGGAAATAATTCATGCTGAACTACGTCTACTACAGAAGACCTCAATGCCAGGAGACTACCATGAGGTCAATATTTATTACCTGCGCAATGACAACAACATTGACTCACCTCTAAAGCTCACCTTCAAACACACTGACTCTAGTCCAGGATGGAAAACATTTGATGTCACTCCAATAGTTGAGGGCTGGAAACAAGGATGGGTTAACTATGGCTTGAAAGTTGCACTGACTAAAGGAGAACAACAACTGTCATGTGAAGGTGTTTACTCTTCTGGGAAACAAGAAGATATACTGAACACTGAACCTTTGTTAGTTGTGTTCACTCGTGATAACACTAACAAATTCTTGATTGAGACCCTGAAAAATGACAAAAAGGTAtcagttataaagcaaaaaaaaaccaaacgTCAGACCACTAGTGCTATTCAGACATCACATGTGGCATGTCATCTTCAAAAGATGGAGGTTAACAATACTGCCATAAGGGAAGGTAGCATCCATCTGATGATCCCCAAGTTGTTTGATGTTGGAGTGTGTGTGGGTCACTGTCCAAGACTACCAGTAGAATCATTAACTGATTATGCAAGTATTCTTTCCCTCCACTACTACCAGACCAGAGGCCATGAAGGGGCACCAAAGAGGTGTTGTGTACCAACGTATTTTGAGGCAATACCGATGGTGTTCTACAATGAGCTGACTCAGGAGAGCATCTTGAAGAATGGTCCAATTAAAGCCAAGGCATGTGGTTGCGTGTGA